In Pseudovibrio brasiliensis, the following are encoded in one genomic region:
- a CDS encoding ABC transporter ATP-binding protein: MLELRGVSKTVDGMDHIRDVSLRLESGSLNVLLGPTLSGKTTLMRLMAGLDTPTAGQVLVNGQDMTGVSVRKRDVAMVYQQFINYPALTVYENIASPLRVAGVKGADVESQVRKAADLMKLTPYLDRTPLNLSGGQQQRTAIARALVKGAHLVLMDEPLANLDYKLREELRDELPKIFSESGAVFVYATTEPTEALLLGGRTATLHEGQVSQFGPTIDVYRSPQDIITAQTFSDPPLNLLGLTKSGSEFRTSNGTVIPASEEEKRLPDGHYKAGFRPHHLYLQRPSEDAVCLPAVVDVSEITGSESFIHLTCLNHRWVALEHGIHNVDVDAEIEVYVDAKNFMIFDDEGRSVASLMSEAA, translated from the coding sequence ATGCTTGAATTAAGGGGCGTCAGCAAAACTGTTGACGGTATGGACCATATTCGTGACGTTTCTTTACGTCTTGAAAGTGGTTCATTGAACGTATTGTTGGGGCCAACACTGTCGGGCAAGACGACGCTTATGCGTTTGATGGCAGGGCTGGATACACCAACTGCAGGGCAAGTGCTCGTAAATGGACAGGATATGACCGGAGTTTCTGTGCGCAAGCGCGATGTCGCCATGGTCTACCAGCAGTTCATCAACTACCCGGCTCTCACGGTTTATGAAAACATCGCCAGCCCGCTGCGCGTTGCGGGTGTGAAAGGTGCTGATGTTGAAAGCCAAGTGCGCAAAGCTGCGGACCTGATGAAGCTCACTCCCTATCTGGACAGAACGCCGCTGAACCTTTCCGGTGGTCAGCAGCAGCGTACTGCTATTGCGCGGGCGCTCGTCAAAGGCGCGCATCTGGTGCTGATGGACGAGCCACTGGCGAACCTGGATTACAAGCTGCGCGAAGAACTGCGCGACGAACTGCCAAAGATCTTCTCTGAAAGCGGTGCCGTGTTTGTTTATGCAACGACAGAGCCAACCGAAGCGCTGCTGCTTGGCGGGCGTACTGCGACCTTGCATGAAGGACAGGTTTCGCAGTTTGGTCCTACCATTGATGTTTACAGAAGTCCTCAGGACATCATCACTGCGCAGACTTTCTCTGATCCGCCGCTGAACCTGCTGGGTCTGACAAAAAGCGGAAGTGAGTTCCGTACGTCCAACGGCACAGTCATTCCGGCATCTGAGGAAGAAAAACGTCTTCCTGATGGACATTACAAAGCAGGTTTCCGGCCCCATCACCTCTACCTGCAGCGCCCGAGCGAAGATGCAGTGTGTCTTCCTGCTGTTGTTGATGTTTCCGAGATCACCGGATCTGAGAGCTTCATCCACCTGACCTGCCTGAACCACCGCTGGGTGGCGCTGGAGCATGGCATTCATAACGTGGATGTGGATGCTGAGATCGAGGTGTACGTGGACGCCAAGAACTTCATGATCTTTGATGATGAGGGCCGCTCTGTTGCGTCTCTCATGAGCGAAGCGGCTTAA
- a CDS encoding ABC transporter ATP-binding protein, with translation MARIDLDHIRHSYLPNPTSPSDYALKEVNLTFEDGGAYALLGSSGCGKTTLLNIISGLLTPSEGELLFDGKPVTELSTEARNIAQVFQFPVVYDTMSVYDNLAFPLRNRGVPAAEVDQKVNEILRIIDLESKAKRKAQGLTADEKQKISLGRGLVRSDTNAILFDEPLTVIDPHMKWVLRSQLKHLHKQFGFTMVYVTHDQTEALTFADKVVVMYGGEVVQIGTPDELFRRPQHTFVGYFIGSPGMNILPCEVDGTMARIGGHSVPLQCGLDPKKVAQKTEVGIRPEFVKLGGAGEGLPLTVNNVEDIGRYRILRGEMDGIALNAIVGEGESIPESPTALFDATQTNLYADSWLVSEGA, from the coding sequence ATGGCACGTATTGATCTCGACCACATTCGCCACTCTTATCTGCCGAACCCAACGAGCCCAAGCGACTACGCTTTGAAGGAAGTTAATCTGACTTTTGAAGATGGTGGTGCTTATGCGCTTCTTGGCTCTTCCGGCTGTGGCAAGACAACTCTTCTGAACATCATTTCCGGCTTGCTGACCCCATCTGAGGGGGAGCTGCTGTTTGATGGCAAGCCAGTGACGGAGCTTTCCACCGAAGCGCGTAACATCGCGCAGGTGTTCCAGTTTCCGGTCGTTTACGACACCATGTCTGTTTACGACAATTTGGCGTTTCCGCTGCGCAACCGTGGTGTTCCGGCGGCTGAAGTTGATCAGAAGGTCAACGAAATCCTACGGATCATTGATCTGGAGAGCAAGGCAAAGCGTAAGGCACAGGGCCTGACGGCGGATGAGAAGCAGAAGATCTCTCTGGGCCGTGGTCTGGTGCGTTCTGACACCAACGCGATCCTGTTTGATGAGCCGCTGACCGTGATTGACCCGCATATGAAGTGGGTTCTGCGTTCGCAGCTGAAGCACCTGCACAAGCAGTTTGGCTTCACCATGGTTTATGTAACGCACGACCAGACCGAGGCATTGACCTTCGCGGATAAGGTTGTGGTGATGTATGGCGGTGAAGTGGTGCAGATCGGAACGCCGGATGAGCTGTTCCGCCGCCCACAGCATACCTTCGTGGGCTACTTCATCGGATCTCCGGGCATGAACATTCTGCCGTGTGAAGTGGATGGCACCATGGCGCGCATAGGCGGCCATAGTGTTCCGCTGCAATGCGGTCTTGACCCGAAAAAGGTTGCTCAGAAAACCGAAGTGGGCATTCGCCCTGAATTCGTGAAGCTGGGTGGTGCTGGCGAAGGCCTGCCGCTGACTGTCAACAATGTGGAAGACATCGGACGTTACCGCATTCTGCGCGGTGAGATGGATGGCATTGCGCTGAACGCGATTGTTGGCGAAGGCGAGAGCATTCCGGAGAGTCCGACAGCGCTCTTCGATGCAACACAGACGAACCTTTATGCCGATAGCTGGCTCGTAAGCGAGGGGGCTTAA
- a CDS encoding sugar phosphate isomerase/epimerase family protein: MDFCLQLYSARNFQPWKEVIQETALLGYTQVEGFEELYPTLAAAQEVRELLDQYDLDMPSGHFDLKDLEDNLDQCIKIAVLLGMHTIFAPYLTPEDRPKTKHEWTVFAHRLEHLAGTLKHKGFHFGWHNHDFEFRPLPDGTIPMEIIISKAPSVEWEIDAAWIIKADLDPQDWIEAHGTRITAVHIKDIAPEGEGTDEDGWADVGFGTVPWGHILAALQEKSRTKIYILEHDDPNNFLRFADRSLTSLKMLEGV; this comes from the coding sequence ATGGACTTTTGCCTACAGCTTTACAGCGCACGAAACTTCCAGCCCTGGAAAGAGGTCATCCAGGAAACCGCCCTCCTCGGATACACGCAGGTCGAAGGCTTTGAAGAGCTCTACCCTACACTGGCAGCTGCCCAGGAAGTCCGCGAGTTGCTCGACCAATACGACCTCGACATGCCCTCCGGCCATTTCGACCTGAAGGATCTGGAAGACAACCTCGACCAGTGCATCAAGATCGCAGTCCTCCTCGGCATGCACACCATCTTCGCTCCCTACCTCACGCCAGAAGACCGCCCTAAAACCAAGCACGAATGGACCGTCTTCGCCCACCGGCTGGAACATCTTGCAGGCACCTTGAAACACAAAGGCTTTCACTTCGGCTGGCACAACCACGATTTCGAGTTCCGCCCCCTCCCCGATGGCACCATTCCCATGGAGATCATCATCTCCAAAGCGCCCTCTGTGGAATGGGAGATCGACGCCGCATGGATCATCAAGGCAGACCTTGATCCGCAGGATTGGATCGAAGCCCATGGCACCCGCATCACCGCCGTCCATATCAAGGACATCGCGCCAGAGGGCGAAGGCACGGATGAAGATGGCTGGGCAGATGTGGGGTTTGGCACCGTGCCATGGGGCCATATCCTCGCCGCCCTGCAGGAAAAGAGCCGCACCAAAATCTACATTCTGGAACACGACGACCCGAACAATTTTCTCCGCTTCGCTGACCGTTCCTTAACCTCACTTAAAATGCTTGAGGGCGTATAG